CCAGGGGAACTTCTGATATGATCGCTAGGTTGTGTGTTCAACGGTTGGTTTTTTACTTTGGAAAATGCACTCGCTCAGACACAAGAGCGCTCACTTTTACGAGTCGTGCGCTgagatttttttggagaaacaaTTGAAGGGTAATATGGTAAATGCACGTCAGGGAAAGGAGCCACAATTTTGACTGAACAGTGTCTAGGCTGCGTGGggcttttgccaaacaccacctaaatttattttaaatattgatCATGTTGGCTACTGTAATGGTTATAAACCTTAATCATTTACGGCAAATCTACATAAAAATTTATCgactttattttcatttatgtcatatttgtaattttagagAATTCATTCAGAATAACTCActcactctttctctttctctctctctgcagtAATGTGGAAGCATGGAAACAGATCGAAAGCTTGGAATGGGCCTCAAAAGTGTAGGGTCTCAATTTTGATCACGTCTCTCATTCTTATTCTTGTAGTTTTAATCTCAATATATCGTGACAATGGTCAAAATACCAGATTATCATCTGGACTTCTGAAGCAAAAATGGAATAGCTTAGAGTCTTTGGTGCAATTTCATCCAACTGCCGAGGTCCAGAATGGAACAGAACTTATATGGCAAATACCTGATACACCTAAGGCTGTTATCTTTCTGGCTCATGGTTGCAACGGCAGAGCTGTTAACTTTTGGGACAGATCTTCTACCTGCCCTAATTGCATAGGGTTACCTGAAGAAAGACTTATCACCCTTCACGCTCTTGCTCGAAAGTTTGCCGTTCTTACCATATCAAGCACGGGAAGATGCTGGACACTTGGGAAGGAAAGATTCATTGTTAAGGATATTATGAAGGGGTGGGTAGAGAAAAACAATCTTCAACAACTTCCTATTGTGGCTTTGGGAGCCTCCTCTGGTGGGTATTTTGTGTCTGTACTGGCCACTGAGTTGAAATTCAGTAGTATTACACTTATGATTGCTGAAGGCGTATTCGATAGGATTGATATCAGTGAGGATTATCCGCCTACACTGTTTGTGCACATGCCCAAAGATGTATCTAGGCAGCAGAAGATTGATGAAAATTTGCAACTTTTGAGAAATAAAGGTGTTGATGTGGCAGAGATTGAATGCATGGAGTTCCCCTTGTCTCCACATCTTTTATCCGACAGAATCCCAGGTATTGAACAAAGTTTTTCTGCCAAGTTATTTGAGCTTTTCCGGGACAAGGGCTTCATCGATGAAAATGGATATATGAAGAATGATGGGCGTGCAACACGATGGCAAGCAGCTCTCAGGGAGAGTAGGAGTTATATTCCAGATAAGCATTTAGCAGAACACATTCAGGAGGAATTGAATCTTGCATTCGCTTATCATGAAATGACCAGCTTGCATTCTGAGCAGATCTTTAAATGGTTTGAATCTCATATGAGTTGATCAGAACTATGTTGAGCCACATTTTTCCTGAGACTTACAAGATTTTTGTGGAATAAATTGTGGTCAGAATCTGAAGCAATTTCAATGTACAGCTTATTACTAGTTGTAAATGTGGAAGGGAGATGGAAAGTTTACTTGTTACGATTCTTCTTCTGAATCAATTAGAATTCAACTGAATCTTCTTCTCTTGCCATACAACACAAAAGCCACAAGGTCTCAATCcttgaaatataataatacaCACCAGATTATCTGTTGTTGACAACATAGAAGCCATAAATCCAACGAGTAAATGCTTTATGTTGGAGAGTTCAACCTCTCTAAATTATACTACATGCTAAAACATACAATAAACTCCAAAGCTCAAATCCTGGAAAAGATTTATCCCACCTTCCTTGTTACACCATGTAAACCTCCTAACTTTATCTTAATATCTCTTAAAGTTGTATCACAATCACTGCACTTTCTTTAAATGCAATTTGTAAATAATATTGTATTtatgactt
This window of the Corylus avellana chromosome ca5, CavTom2PMs-1.0 genome carries:
- the LOC132181388 gene encoding uncharacterized protein LOC132181388, translating into MWKHGNRSKAWNGPQKCRVSILITSLILILVVLISIYRDNGQNTRLSSGLLKQKWNSLESLVQFHPTAEVQNGTELIWQIPDTPKAVIFLAHGCNGRAVNFWDRSSTCPNCIGLPEERLITLHALARKFAVLTISSTGRCWTLGKERFIVKDIMKGWVEKNNLQQLPIVALGASSGGYFVSVLATELKFSSITLMIAEGVFDRIDISEDYPPTLFVHMPKDVSRQQKIDENLQLLRNKGVDVAEIECMEFPLSPHLLSDRIPGIEQSFSAKLFELFRDKGFIDENGYMKNDGRATRWQAALRESRSYIPDKHLAEHIQEELNLAFAYHEMTSLHSEQIFKWFESHMS